A genomic region of Magnetococcales bacterium contains the following coding sequences:
- a CDS encoding ankyrin repeat domain-containing protein, with protein MNAKGMKFTVALLALAGMAALSQWGTSRADKTPERLSMAAKEGRLQQVDQLLAQGADENARGYLGRNPLMLAAENGHVDVVRHLLAKGADANVRDAWDFTPLMLASQWGSREIVEALLAAGADPTVHTRGGLDAVMLAARYQYPELVGLLLGHGAPVDRADAHARTALMLASERGFEDVVKVLLAHGADPNRQGKEGYTPLMLAAVGGHEGTVQALLSAKADLSPQHACGCTALLLAAEKGYTGIVEAILGSGANVNAANEEGTTALMFAARHDHLDTVRALMAHGANPGQTDKEGKKAVDYTSSRDRNSALRRLIAADAGQA; from the coding sequence ATGAACGCCAAAGGAATGAAATTCACCGTCGCATTGCTGGCCCTGGCCGGGATGGCCGCGTTGTCGCAATGGGGAACGTCCCGCGCCGATAAAACCCCGGAGCGTCTCTCCATGGCTGCCAAGGAGGGTCGGTTGCAACAGGTTGACCAGTTGCTGGCCCAGGGTGCGGATGAGAATGCGCGTGGTTATCTGGGGCGTAATCCGTTGATGTTGGCTGCGGAGAACGGTCATGTCGACGTGGTGCGTCACCTGCTGGCCAAGGGGGCGGATGCCAATGTTCGGGATGCCTGGGATTTCACCCCCTTGATGCTGGCGTCACAGTGGGGATCCAGGGAGATTGTCGAGGCGTTGCTTGCGGCTGGCGCGGATCCGACCGTACACACCCGCGGTGGATTGGACGCCGTCATGCTGGCTGCCCGCTACCAGTATCCTGAGCTGGTTGGATTGCTGCTTGGCCATGGTGCTCCCGTGGATCGGGCGGACGCCCATGCCAGGACGGCCCTGATGCTGGCTTCTGAACGCGGCTTCGAGGATGTTGTCAAGGTGTTGCTGGCCCATGGCGCCGACCCCAACCGGCAGGGGAAAGAGGGATATACACCCCTCATGCTCGCTGCTGTGGGGGGACATGAAGGGACCGTTCAGGCGTTGCTGAGTGCCAAGGCGGATTTGAGCCCGCAGCATGCATGTGGTTGCACAGCGCTTCTCCTGGCTGCGGAAAAGGGGTACACTGGGATCGTGGAGGCTATTCTGGGCAGCGGCGCCAATGTCAACGCTGCCAATGAAGAGGGGACCACAGCCTTGATGTTTGCTGCCCGGCATGATCACCTGGACACGGTGCGCGCCTTGATGGCCCATGGTGCCAACCCGGGACAGACCGACAAGGAGGGCAAGAAAGCGGTTGATTATACTTCAAGTCGGGATCGGAACTCCGCGCTGCGGCGTTTGATCGCTGCGGATG